A window of Flavobacterium flavigenum contains these coding sequences:
- a CDS encoding sensor histidine kinase, translated as MHKPEIPVNENLRSKSLKEYNILDTLEEEEYDALTKIAAQICGTPIALVSLIDDNRQWFKSHYGLDATQTPRDFSFCAHAINSPNELFIIPDATKDERFFDNPLTTNDPNVIFYAGAPLNTKDGYALGTLCVIDTKPREDLTEGQKEALRALGNQVISQLELRKKNRFLEELNNEISRKNTQLSQFAHRLTHDLKVPISGINSLITFIKEDYKTLITNTELEEWIDLIYSRNEYMDFLINGILEYTKVTNDEIYFEDFNVEDIVQYILSNGILHTPTHVNYINCDVIIKHSKIGFVQIIQNLLSNTIKHTDKKECCVWLTFTENESNYSFRFEDNGPGIPQEYWEKVFELFETVNSKFTKNSGIGLATVRAILDRTEGSIFLQKRENNQEGVCFCFVLPKQPKI; from the coding sequence ATGCATAAACCTGAAATCCCTGTCAATGAAAATCTCCGTTCAAAATCCTTAAAGGAGTATAATATACTTGATACACTCGAAGAAGAAGAGTATGATGCCCTGACGAAAATAGCAGCTCAAATTTGTGGCACTCCCATCGCATTAGTAAGTTTAATAGATGACAACCGACAATGGTTTAAATCACACTATGGCTTAGATGCAACTCAAACACCAAGGGATTTTTCTTTTTGTGCACATGCCATAAATTCACCAAATGAATTATTTATTATTCCGGATGCCACTAAAGACGAAAGGTTTTTTGATAATCCATTAACAACTAATGATCCTAATGTAATATTTTATGCTGGAGCCCCTTTAAATACGAAGGACGGTTATGCCTTAGGAACCCTTTGTGTCATTGATACAAAACCTAGAGAAGATCTTACAGAAGGCCAAAAAGAAGCCTTAAGAGCACTGGGAAATCAAGTAATATCACAACTTGAACTTCGAAAAAAGAATAGATTTCTAGAAGAGTTAAACAATGAAATCAGTAGAAAAAACACTCAGTTAAGTCAATTTGCCCATCGCCTTACGCATGATTTAAAAGTTCCGATTAGTGGGATAAACTCACTAATAACTTTTATAAAAGAAGATTACAAAACGCTCATTACAAATACTGAACTTGAAGAATGGATTGATTTGATCTATTCCAGAAATGAATATATGGACTTTTTAATTAATGGAATTTTAGAATATACTAAAGTTACTAATGATGAAATTTATTTTGAAGATTTTAATGTAGAAGATATAGTTCAATATATACTGAGCAACGGTATCCTACATACACCAACTCATGTTAATTACATTAATTGTGATGTCATTATAAAACATTCTAAAATAGGTTTTGTGCAAATTATTCAAAATCTCCTATCTAATACAATAAAACATACGGATAAAAAAGAATGCTGTGTTTGGCTGACATTCACAGAAAACGAATCCAACTATTCTTTTAGATTTGAAGACAATGGGCCTGGTATACCACAAGAATATTGGGAAAAGGTTTTTGAATTGTTTGAAACTGTAAATTCAAAATTTACTAAGAATTCAGGTATTGGTTTAGCAACAGTCAGAGCAATATTAGACAGGACAGAAGGCAGTATTTTTTTACAAAAAAGAGAAAATAATCAAGAAGGCGTTTGTTTTTGTTTTGTTTTGCCAAAACAGCCTAAGATTTAA
- a CDS encoding adenylyltransferase/cytidyltransferase family protein — protein MKSAKKKIGITFSSFDLLHAGHVRMLEEVKMHCDYLIVGLQTDPTIDRPEKNKPTQTVVERYIQLKACKFVDEIIPYTTEMDLEDILQALPVDVRILGDEYRNVNFTGRKYCENMEIQLVFNKRNHRFSSSGLRKEVYLCESIKLQ, from the coding sequence ATGAAGTCAGCAAAGAAAAAAATAGGAATTACATTTAGTTCATTCGACTTATTGCATGCAGGGCATGTTCGTATGCTTGAAGAAGTAAAAATGCATTGTGATTACTTGATTGTTGGATTACAGACTGATCCCACGATAGACCGACCAGAAAAAAACAAACCTACTCAGACAGTTGTAGAACGTTACATTCAATTAAAGGCTTGCAAATTTGTTGACGAAATAATCCCATATACAACTGAAATGGATCTCGAAGATATTCTCCAGGCACTACCAGTTGATGTTCGCATTTTGGGAGACGAATATCGAAACGTGAATTTTACAGGCCGAAAATATTGTGAAAATATGGAAATTCAGTTGGTTTTTAACAAGCGCAATCATCGATTTTCAAGTAGTGGGCTTAGAAAAGAAGTGTACTTGTGTGAATCTATAAAATTGCAGTAA
- a CDS encoding Hpt domain-containing protein, which yields MNNLCGNDMAFKQLIIITLKKELPLEIKEYQNKIQNNNFTATAEIIHKIKHKIIILGMEKSYYLAEEFEINLQKTQAFKNEVKVGFDEVLNKMQDFVDSL from the coding sequence GTGAATAATCTGTGTGGGAATGATATGGCTTTTAAGCAATTAATCATTATTACCCTAAAAAAAGAACTACCGCTCGAAATAAAAGAATACCAAAATAAAATTCAGAATAATAATTTTACAGCTACAGCAGAAATTATTCATAAGATAAAACATAAAATCATTATTCTTGGAATGGAAAAAAGTTATTATCTTGCTGAAGAGTTCGAAATTAACTTACAAAAAACACAAGCTTTCAAAAACGAAGTAAAAGTAGGTTTTGATGAAGTACTTAATAAAATGCAAGACTTTGTTGATTCACTATAA
- a CDS encoding LytR/AlgR family response regulator transcription factor, whose translation MNCILIDDEALARAIIGQMIANHPALNFLEEFQNAMEALKFLNQSTIPVDIIFLDIHMPGFTGFDFIQTTKNPPLVILITSDRNFAIEAFEYKCIVDYLVKPITEERFLKAINKIEEKMLKLPPSPQNSDPYFIQPSDTETDFYINIDRRLIKINIASINLIEAKGDYILIKTEGKNYTVHSTLKKIEDKLPVSSFLKVHRTYIINVKKIIDIEDNSVLIAKDVVPVSRSNRPELMKRLNML comes from the coding sequence ATGAATTGTATTTTAATAGATGATGAAGCGTTGGCTAGGGCAATTATTGGTCAGATGATTGCAAACCATCCTGCTTTAAATTTTTTAGAGGAATTTCAAAATGCAATGGAAGCTTTAAAGTTTCTTAATCAAAGTACTATTCCGGTAGATATTATTTTTTTAGATATACATATGCCCGGCTTTACAGGCTTTGATTTTATTCAAACCACTAAAAATCCGCCTTTAGTTATTCTGATAACATCTGATAGAAATTTTGCTATAGAAGCTTTTGAATATAAATGTATTGTAGATTATTTGGTAAAACCAATTACCGAGGAGCGCTTTTTAAAAGCAATAAATAAAATCGAAGAAAAAATGCTTAAATTGCCTCCATCACCTCAAAATTCTGATCCGTATTTTATACAACCTTCTGATACTGAAACTGATTTTTATATAAACATCGACCGAAGACTTATAAAAATAAACATTGCATCTATTAACTTAATTGAGGCTAAAGGAGATTATATCCTGATAAAAACTGAAGGTAAAAATTATACTGTACATTCTACTTTAAAAAAAATAGAAGATAAACTTCCTGTATCTTCTTTTTTAAAAGTACACCGAACTTATATAATTAATGTAAAAAAGATAATCGATATCGAAGATAATAGTGTTCTAATTGCAAAAGATGTAGTTCCGGTGAGCAGATCAAATAGACCAGAACTCATGAAGAGACTTAATATGCTATAA